In the genome of Gloeotrichia echinulata CP02, one region contains:
- a CDS encoding cell envelope integrity protein TolA, whose product MTSSLADKTSIPAKVCRRHTDPPSLWLVVVIGSVSLHLLAFWLINSYKLSLLWRQESQANIPIEVIEVSQKKKSPAKPIAKVKSVPDQPKPVTPKPLAITQKLQTANLSTQVVPRDKLTAKPVGITPDENKISIAKNIKAIAQQRQRQLAEQRQRQLAEQRQRQLAEQQQRQLAEQRQRQLAEQRQHQLAEQQQRQLAEQQQRQLAEQQQPDNTVNTNKSEPFSRHPNATGGSLMATIVGEPEQGQRDRHTNQAKIKPSNQPFTKGLEYTKFIEQKPGEPVELKVILTISEKGKLEKVAIADPVMSPEQKSQYEDFLTNQVFNGWEFEPAYDIDPQDPKPSNLTVRIKIQPQP is encoded by the coding sequence ATGACATCATCGCTTGCAGACAAAACTTCAATTCCCGCTAAGGTCTGTCGGCGACATACAGACCCACCTAGTTTGTGGTTAGTTGTAGTCATAGGTTCAGTTTCCTTACACTTACTGGCTTTCTGGCTGATAAATTCATATAAATTGAGCTTATTGTGGCGCCAGGAAAGCCAAGCCAATATTCCAATTGAAGTTATCGAGGTTTCTCAAAAGAAAAAATCGCCTGCAAAACCAATAGCTAAGGTAAAATCAGTTCCGGATCAACCAAAACCAGTCACGCCAAAGCCACTAGCCATAACTCAAAAGTTACAAACAGCTAATTTATCAACGCAAGTTGTTCCCAGGGATAAGTTAACAGCAAAACCTGTAGGTATTACTCCAGATGAGAATAAAATCTCTATCGCTAAGAATATAAAAGCGATCGCTCAACAGCGTCAACGTCAATTAGCCGAACAGCGTCAACGTCAATTAGCTGAACAGCGTCAACGTCAATTAGCTGAACAACAGCAACGTCAATTAGCTGAACAACGTCAACGTCAACTAGCTGAACAGCGTCAACATCAATTAGCTGAACAACAGCAACGTCAATTAGCTGAACAACAGCAACGTCAACTAGCTGAACAACAGCAACCTGACAACACAGTTAATACTAATAAATCAGAGCCATTTTCACGACACCCTAACGCAACAGGTGGAAGCCTCATGGCGACTATTGTTGGAGAACCGGAACAGGGACAAAGGGATAGACACACTAACCAAGCTAAAATCAAACCCAGCAACCAGCCATTTACCAAGGGTCTGGAGTATACAAAATTTATTGAACAGAAGCCTGGAGAGCCTGTAGAATTAAAGGTTATATTAACGATTTCTGAGAAAGGCAAACTTGAGAAGGTGGCGATCGCCGATCCAGTCATGTCGCCAGAACAAAAAAGCCAATATGAAGACTTCCTCACCAATCAAGTCTTTAATGGCTGGGAATTTGAACCCGCATACGATATCGATCCTCAAGATCCTAAGCCTAGCAACCTCACCGTACGTATCAAAATACAGCCGCAACCTTAA
- a CDS encoding chromosome segregation ATPase → MRLPDTSQPSSQQNMSPVQPIEPSFPEPISGNWYLLSVRSKKRDSFLKYLNLAINQNNLQQIILEVKIPQDAVYEDIVLLNLSNFNTANSQLQKIEHFQGLQRKPLPLEQVSRMIGKQ, encoded by the coding sequence TTGAGATTACCAGATACTTCACAACCATCATCACAGCAAAATATGTCACCAGTACAACCTATTGAACCATCATTTCCAGAACCTATTAGTGGTAATTGGTATTTACTCAGCGTTCGTTCTAAAAAAAGAGACTCGTTTCTGAAATATCTAAATCTTGCCATTAATCAAAATAATTTACAACAAATAATTTTAGAGGTAAAAATTCCGCAGGATGCAGTTTACGAAGATATTGTTTTGCTGAATTTAAGCAACTTTAACACGGCAAATTCTCAACTGCAAAAAATTGAGCATTTTCAAGGTCTTCAAAGAAAACCATTACCCTTGGAACAAGTTAGCCGAATGATAGGAAAACAATAA